The sequence below is a genomic window from Actinomycetota bacterium.
CTCCGGCGCTGCGATCAGCGGCAGGCCAGATACGAGACTCTGGACCGTTGAGATCTCCGACATCCGCTGCCGGCAGTCGTCGCAGTGGACCAGGTGGGCGTGGGCATGGCGCCGCTCGTCCGGACCGCACTCACCGTCCACCAGCGCCGACAGGACTTCGGGGTCCACGTGCCCGTGAGCGTTCATCCGGCCTCCACGTAGGGCTTGAGCAGCTGCCTCAACAGCTCCCTGCCTCGATGAATGCGGGACCGCACGGTCCCCGCAGGGATGCCGAGCACCTCCGCGATCTCGTCGTAGGAGTGTCCCTGCAGGTCACGCAGCACGACCGCCTCCCGGTACTCCGGCGGAATACGAACCAGCGCCGCCTGGACGACGTCCCGCAGCTCCGCAGCCTGGACCAGCTGCTCCACGTCCTGATCGGAACGCATGCGTGCCGGCAAATCCGGCGGAAGGGCGTCCTCCCTCAGGCGCTTGCGCTTGCGGAGCCTGTCGCGAAATGCGTTCAGAGTCGTTCGGTATAGCCATCCTTCGAAGTTCCCTTCCCGGTACCGTCGCAGACCCTGGCGCAGCCGCACCAGGACGTCCTGGGCCAGATCCCTGGCCTCCTCGTCGTTACCAGTGAGCCTGTACGCCATCGTGTAGACGACATCCGAGTACCGCGCCACGACATCCGCCCACTCCGGAGTGTTGCTCCGCGGACCCCCGCGCTCACCGCCAAGCAGGCTGAGCATCGGGAAGACCAGCAGGCTTCGAAGGGGTAACGACAGGCCGGGAGGCATGGTTCCAGCGAGATTGTATGCCGGTCGCGGGTGATATCTTTGTCCCGACACTCCTCCGAACCCCCCCTGCCTTGTTCAAGACGCACCTCAAACCAAGCCGTCGCGGGTGGATCGTCGTCGGCGTCGTGGCGCTTGTGTCCTCCGTGCTCACGGCGGACGTCGCCGCGTCCGTGGGCAGGATCCGGCCCGGCGTAAAGGTCGGCTCCCTGGACCTCGGTGGCCGACGGCTCAACGATGCCTCCGAGCTGCTCACGAACCGGGCCAAGCGCCTGACCTCGGAGCCGGCGCACCTGACCGCAAACGGCCGTGGGCTGTCGCTCAAGCCCGAGCAGGTCGACTTCTACCCGGACGTGGACCGCACCCTGCGGCGAGCAAAGGCCGTGGGCCGCTCGGGAAACGTGTTCGCCCGGATTTGGCAGCGCAGCAGGTCCCGGTTCACGACCACCGACGTGGGCTGGCACAGCGACATCGACAGCCGGTCGGTCAAAAACGTCGTCTCGCAGCTCAGCCGCCGCTTCGATGCCCCCGGACGAGAGGCCGGCATCAAGGCCGAAGGCGCCAGGATCGTGCCGGTGCGACCGGAGCCGGGCCGCGTGCTGGACCGGCGGGGCGCGGCGCGCGGGGTGGTCCGGGCGCTGGAGTCTTGGCCACGGCGCGACGTCACCGTTCCCTTTCAGAAGGAGGGCCGCAAGACCGGGACCGAAGACGCCGACGAGGCGGCTCGTCGAGCCAACCACCTCATCCGGGCCCCCATCACGCTCACGAGCCCGAAGGGCGACCGGGTGGAGCTGCCGCCCGAGGAGCTCGCGCCGCTGCTCGAGGCGGTCCCGAAAAAACAGGGTGACGGCTGGGACCTGGACGTCAGGTTTTCTACGAGCCTGGTGGCGTCGCGTCTGGGCGAGCGCATGAAGCAGTTCGAGACGGAGCCCGCCAACGCGTCCTTCGCCGTTCAGGGCAGCTCCGTCAGCGTGCGTCCGAGCCGGGACGGGCTGAAGTTCGACCCGGCCAAGACCGCCGAAGCGCTCGACGAGGCCGCAGGCCACGACGAGCCACGTGAGGCGGGGACCGCCTTCACCGCCGCGGAAGCCGCTCTTACCACCGAGGAAGCCAAAAAGCTCAAGATCACCGAGCTTGTGTCCAGCTTCGACACCCAGCACCCCTGCTGCCAGCCCCGGGTCAAGAACATCCACCGCATCGCCGACGCAGTGGACGGCACGGTCGTGAAGCCCGGCGAGACCTTCTCCCTCAACAAAAAAGCCGGCAAGCGCACGACCGAGAAGGGCTACCTGCTGGCGCCCATGATCTTCGACGGCGAGTTCAAAGACGACGTCGGCGGCGGCGTCTCGCAATTCGCGACCACGCTGCACAACGCGGTGTTCTTCGGGGGGTACCAGTTCGTCTCCTACAAGGCGCACTCGTTTTACATCAACCGCTACCCGGCGGGGCGCGAATCGACCCTGTCGTGGCCGGCACCGGACTTCAAGTTCCGCAACAACTCGTCTGCCGGCGTCCTGATCAAGACGGGTTACTCGGGCGGGTCCATCTCCGTGAGCCTGTACGGCAGCAAGGAAGGCAAAAAGGTGACGGCCCAGGCGGGCGAGCGCAAGAACTTCACCGAGCCCACACTCAAGCGGATGCCCAACCCGTCGCTGCCGCCCGGCCGCGAGGTTATGAAGGAAAAGGGCTCCCAGGGGTTTGACATCGAGGTCTTCCGGATCATCACAAAGGGGGGCGAGACCACCCGGCAGCGCTTCTTCACCCGGTACAAGCCTGCCCCCCGGATCATCGAGTTCGGACCCGGAGCCCCGGCGGGCAGCCCCACTCCCGGAGCAGGGCCGACGCCGGGCGGACCGGTTCCTCCGCCGACACCGGCACAGACTCCCAACCCGCCCGCGACTCCCGCGCCGCCCCGTACGCCGGGGCCTTGAGCCTGCCCCAGAGGCTTTCCGGCCCCGCCGGGAGTTGCTAGGCTACGAGCCCTGCCCGCGTCTTCTTTCCGTACCTGGAGGGGAACCCACATGTCCGGCGACAACATGTCCATGCGCGAAGCGTCCAGGGTCCTGGGCGTCAGCCAGATCCGTGTTCGCGAACTCGTACGCAAGGGCACCCTGCGGGCCGAGAAGATCGTCGAGAACGGCACGGAGCGCTGGGCGATCTTCCACGACGCGGTCCAGGAGTTCCTCGCCCGACGAACTGCCGGCCAGGGCGGGTCCAACGGCAGCGGCGGCGCAGCGACGAAGAAGTCCGGGCCCCCGATCTCGGCCGCGGCCGCCACGGACGTCGCAACGCTGGTGTCCGGGCTCCAGAGGCAGCTGGACCGGGTCCGCAAGCTGACCGACGAGCTGGCCAAGGCGACGCAGTACGTCGACCGGCTCAAGGCGGCTCAGAAGGCGCTGGAGGGCGAGATCGCCTCGGCAAAGGGCGCAAAGCCGGGCGCGGGCGCCAACGACCAAACCTCCAAGGCCCCCAAGGGCAAGCCGCAGGCAGCCGGGAAGCCTCAGGGCAAGGCTCAGCAGACCCCCGAGGCCGGGGACAAGCCACAGGCGGCAGCTGACGTGAAGGCCGATGACAAAGCTCAGGCGGCCACTGACGGGAAGGCGGAGGACAAGCAACAGACGGCTGCCGACGTGAAGGCCGATGACAAGGCTCAGGACGCCCCCGACGAAGCCAAGGCGCAGGCGCAGGCCAAGATGGATGTCGATCCCGCGGGCGAGGCGCCGGAGAAGGACTCCCCGGCCTCCACCGACGATGCGCCCAAGGCGCCCAAGGCACCGAAGACGCAGGACAAGCCGCAGGGCAAGGGATCCAAGACCGGGGGCACAGGGGGCAAGGCGGGCGACGGGCCGAAGGCCAAGACGGCGATGGGCGCCGCTCTTCGTGACGCGGGAGTCAACTCACCGGCCCCCAGCAGGCCACCGAAGAAGCCCGGCAAGAAGCCGGAGTGAAGTCCGCTCTTTCGGCGCCCCCCGAGTGGGGCGTCGAACCCGTCCCCGATCGTCTCCGCGTCCTCAGCACATTCGACACGGGCGCCCTGTGGGGCAACCTCGGGATCTCGCTTCTGCTGCCGATCGTGGCGGCTTTCATGGTGCCGGCGATGTCGTTCCGGCAGGCTCTCGCGGCCATCGCAGTCGGAGTCGTCGTCGGCAACCTGATGCTGGGCTACGCCGGAAAGATCGGGGCGGAGACCGGAGCTCCGGCGATGGTCCTGTACCGCCCGGCCCTGGGGCTCAGGGGCTCCTACGTCCCGACGCTCCTCAACATTCTCCAGAACGTCGGCTGGGGCTCTTTCGAGCTGTTGATCATCGGGACCGCAGCCGCCGCGATCTCCAGCGAGGTCTTCGGTGTGGGACTTCGTCCGGTGTGGACGGTGCTGTTCGGGGCGCTCGTCACTCTGATGGCGGTGTGGGGGCCGCTGGGCGTCGTCCGGGCCTGGATCAGGCGCTACGCCGTCTGGCTCGTGCTGGTCGCGACGGTCTATCTCACGTTTGAGGTCCTCAGGCGCGGCGGCCTCGGCTCGGCGCTAAGCGCCCCCGCCACCGGAGGGCTTCCTTTTTGGAGAGGAGTCGACCTCGTCATCGCGATGCCGATCTCGTGGGTGCCCCTGGTCCAGGACTACACCCGCTTCTCGCGCACTCCACGCGCCGGTTTCGCCGGGACGGCCCTGGGTTACGGGATAGCGCACGCGTGGCTGTACGTGCTGGGCGCTCTCCTCGTGCTGTCGGGGCTTGCCACCAACCCGACCGACCCGAACGCCTTTGTCGCCGCCATCCTCGCCATACCCGTGTTCGGGATCCTGGCGCTCGGAATCCTCGCCGTGGACGAAAGCGACGAGGCCTTCGCCAACGTGTATTCGGCCTCCGTGTCGATCCAGAACGTGTTTCCGCGGGTGTCCCAGCAAAAGCTGTCCATCGGCATCGGCGCGGTGTGCACGGTCATCGCGATGGCGGTGGACCTCGTGCAGTACGAAAGCTTTTTGTTCCTGATCGGCGCTGTGTTCGTCCCGCTGTTCGGGATACTCGCGGCGGACTACGCCGTCGTGGCGCGCCGCTACCGTCCCGACGACCTGTGGGGGCCGGGGCCGCCCGTGCGCGCGTGGGCCATCGTCGCCTGGGTCGCCGGCTTTCTCGCCTACAACTGGATCAACCCGGGGTTGATCTCCTGGTGGAAGGGCGCAATGGAGTCCCTGTTCGACGCACTGCGCTTTCCCGAGGCGCCGTCGTGGCTGGCCGCTTCGCTGGTGTCGTTCGCCGTCGCGTTCGGGCTCCAGTCGCTCAAGGCCCTGAGGCGGGACCGCTCGCCGGCTCCGGCCGCTGCCTCGGCCTGAGGGCCAGCTCCGGCGTCCGGCCCTCCAGCCTTTCGTGCAGGGCCACCAGCAAGCGGGAGGTGGCGCCCCAGACGACCTCCCCCTCCACGTCGAAGAAGTACATCGGGTACACCGCACCGTGGCGCTCCCAGTGCTCGACGCGCCGCCCTGAGCCCTCACCGAACGCTTCCAGCGGCGGGGTGAGGATCCGCTCGACCTCCCGGGCGTCGGCCGACAGGTCGCAGGGCCACGGGATCCACCCCACGAACGGAAGGATCAGGTAACCGGACGACGACGTAGGCAGAGCGTCCAGGGGGCCGAGGACATCCACCACCGCCGGGTCCAGCCCGATCTCCTCACGCGCCTCCCTCAAGGCGGTGTCCAGAGGGGTGGGGTCGTCCGGGTCGCTGATGCCACCGGGAAAGGAGATCTCGCCCTGGTGGCGGCTCAGCG
It includes:
- a CDS encoding sigma-70 family RNA polymerase sigma factor, with translation MPPGLSLPLRSLLVFPMLSLLGGERGGPRSNTPEWADVVARYSDVVYTMAYRLTGNDEEARDLAQDVLVRLRQGLRRYREGNFEGWLYRTTLNAFRDRLRKRKRLREDALPPDLPARMRSDQDVEQLVQAAELRDVVQAALVRIPPEYREAVVLRDLQGHSYDEIAEVLGIPAGTVRSRIHRGRELLRQLLKPYVEAG
- a CDS encoding VanW family protein codes for the protein MFKTHLKPSRRGWIVVGVVALVSSVLTADVAASVGRIRPGVKVGSLDLGGRRLNDASELLTNRAKRLTSEPAHLTANGRGLSLKPEQVDFYPDVDRTLRRAKAVGRSGNVFARIWQRSRSRFTTTDVGWHSDIDSRSVKNVVSQLSRRFDAPGREAGIKAEGARIVPVRPEPGRVLDRRGAARGVVRALESWPRRDVTVPFQKEGRKTGTEDADEAARRANHLIRAPITLTSPKGDRVELPPEELAPLLEAVPKKQGDGWDLDVRFSTSLVASRLGERMKQFETEPANASFAVQGSSVSVRPSRDGLKFDPAKTAEALDEAAGHDEPREAGTAFTAAEAALTTEEAKKLKITELVSSFDTQHPCCQPRVKNIHRIADAVDGTVVKPGETFSLNKKAGKRTTEKGYLLAPMIFDGEFKDDVGGGVSQFATTLHNAVFFGGYQFVSYKAHSFYINRYPAGRESTLSWPAPDFKFRNNSSAGVLIKTGYSGGSISVSLYGSKEGKKVTAQAGERKNFTEPTLKRMPNPSLPPGREVMKEKGSQGFDIEVFRIITKGGETTRQRFFTRYKPAPRIIEFGPGAPAGSPTPGAGPTPGGPVPPPTPAQTPNPPATPAPPRTPGP
- a CDS encoding cytosine permease; its protein translation is MKSALSAPPEWGVEPVPDRLRVLSTFDTGALWGNLGISLLLPIVAAFMVPAMSFRQALAAIAVGVVVGNLMLGYAGKIGAETGAPAMVLYRPALGLRGSYVPTLLNILQNVGWGSFELLIIGTAAAAISSEVFGVGLRPVWTVLFGALVTLMAVWGPLGVVRAWIRRYAVWLVLVATVYLTFEVLRRGGLGSALSAPATGGLPFWRGVDLVIAMPISWVPLVQDYTRFSRTPRAGFAGTALGYGIAHAWLYVLGALLVLSGLATNPTDPNAFVAAILAIPVFGILALGILAVDESDEAFANVYSASVSIQNVFPRVSQQKLSIGIGAVCTVIAMAVDLVQYESFLFLIGAVFVPLFGILAADYAVVARRYRPDDLWGPGPPVRAWAIVAWVAGFLAYNWINPGLISWWKGAMESLFDALRFPEAPSWLAASLVSFAVAFGLQSLKALRRDRSPAPAAASA
- a CDS encoding CoA pyrophosphatase, yielding MDTVRESLRGVRHPDDPQSRRRAAVLVALFEDDGVLRVVLTKRASTLSRHQGEISFPGGISDPDDPTPLDTALREAREEIGLDPAVVDVLGPLDALPTSSSGYLILPFVGWIPWPCDLSADAREVERILTPPLEAFGEGSGRRVEHWERHGAVYPMYFFDVEGEVVWGATSRLLVALHERLEGRTPELALRPRQRPEPASGPASGP